In Pyricularia oryzae 70-15 chromosome 2, whole genome shotgun sequence, one genomic interval encodes:
- a CDS encoding kinase isozyme 4: protein MSWKKSERLMDTIRHYAKFPATGVSLRQMVQFGEKPSVGTLFRASQFLAEELPIRLAHRVHELDTLPDGLNEMPSVKKVLDWYAQSFEEITQLPRPELDKSVKERLLKPGRSRTQQLLSEATPNPSIAEGQYASQAVTSQNGNGWTKKQHAARRYFAMVDDYGDWPPELQLYNQRFSQTLNKIKRRHDGVVTTMAQGILEYKRQRQRMQIDNNMQSFLDRFYMSRIGIRMLIGQHIALTDQSHYRDPTYVGIICTKTNVRDLAQEAIENARFVCEDHYGLFEAPKIQLVCNPNINFMYVPGHLSHMLFETLKNSLRAVVETHGQDKQEFPVTKVIVAEGKEDITIKITDEGGGIPRSAIPLVWTYMYTTVDSTPNLDPDFDKSDFKAPMAGFGYGLPISRLYARYFGGDLKLISMEGYGTDVYLHLNRLSSSSEPLQ from the exons ATGTCGTGGAAGAAGTCGGAGAGGTTGATGGACACCATCAGGCATTATGCCAAGTTCCCTGCGACCGGCGTGAGCTTGCGCCAGATGGTTCAGTTCGGCGAGAAGCCGTCTGTAG GCACACTGTTCCGGGCCTCACAGTTCCTTGCAGAGGAGCTCCCAATACGTCTGGCGCATCGCGTGCACGAGTTAGATACCTTACCAGATGGCCTGAACGAGATGCCCTCAGTAAAGAAGGTGCTGGACTGGTATGCGCAGTCGTTCGAG GAAATCACACAACTGCCAAGGCCAGAACTCGACAAATCTGTAAAAGAAAGATTATTGAAGCCTGGAAGGAGTAGGACCCAACAGCTACTGTCCGAAGCGACACCAAACCCTAGCATAGCAGAAGGCCAGTATGCCTCACAGGCGGTGACATCACAGAACGGCAACGGTTGGACCAAGAAGCAGCATGCTGCCAGGAGATACTTTGCCATGGTGGACGATTATGGTGACTGGCCACCAGAGCTGCAATTGTACAACCAAAGGTTTTCCCAGACTCTTAACAAGATCAAGAGGCGGCACGACGGTGTTGTGACAACCATGGCGCAGGGTATCCTCGAATATAAGCGGCAGAGACAGCGAATGCAGATCGACAACAACATGCAATCATTCCTCGACCGATTCTACATGTCTCGTATCGGCATCCGCATGCTCATTGGCCAACACATTGCCCTTACGGACCAGTCACACTATCGCGACCCAACTTACGTCGGCATCATATGCACAAAGACCAACGTTCGCGACCTGGCGCAGGAGGCTATTGAAAACGCCCGTTTCGTCTGCGAGGACCACTACGGCTTGTTCGAGGCACCCAAGATCCAGCTCGTCTGCAACCCGAATATCAACTTCATGTACGTGCCGGGCCACCTGTCGCACATGCTGTTCGAGACCCTTAAGAATTCCCTGCGTGCCGTTGTCGAGACGCACGGCCAGGACAAGCAGGAGTTCCCCGTTACCAAGGTCATTGTCGCAGAGGGCAAGGAGGACATTACGATCAAGATCACCGACGAAGGTGGTGGCATCCCGAGGAGTGCCATACCGCTCGTCTGGACGTATATGTACACGACTGTCGATAGCACGCCTAATCTGGACCCTGACTTCGACAAGAGCGACTTCAAGGCACCGATGGCTGGGTTTGGATATGGTCTGCCGATCTCAAGGCTATACGCGAGGTACTTTGGTGGTGACCTGAAGCTTATCTCTATGGAAGG ATACGGCACCGATGTCTACTTGCACCTCAACAGGCTGTCGAGTTCCTCTGAGCCTTTGCAATAG
- a CDS encoding sphingosine-1-phosphate lyase: MPGTSRIPQSLRDGLISVKRNRPTSVVQLLSIDLLRNIVFTLFVLRWTRRAFWKLRGRGLLGWLAELYAAMRVTAYGWLLRAPGVRNKVRSEVDTALSKLSKKTLPPPEAPRYLQIPKQGWTNEAVRAELESLANMDHTRWEDGYVSGAVYHGEDELISLQTDAYGKFTVANPIHPDVFPGVRKMEAEVVAMVLSLFNAPVGAAGVSTSGGTESILMAVLSARQKAYNERGVTEPEIILPETSHTAFRKAAEYYKIKVNFVACPAPDYQVDVSRVRRLINANTIMLVGSAPNFPHGIIDDISGLSKLAVRYKIPLHVDCCLGSFLVPFLERAGFETRPFDFRLKGVTSISVDTHKYGFAPKGNSTVLYRTAELRKYQYFVCPDWSGGVYASPGIAGSRPGALIAGCWASMMAVGEAGYLAACVEIVGAAKKLVDHINASPSLAAELEIIGKPLSSVVAFRARNLNIYDIADAMGEKGWHLNSLQNPPAMHVAFTLPTAKVWERLATDLEACVEGEREKERARIAEGKGAKGAAVGDSAALYGVAGSLPNKSVVVELANGFLDLLYKT, encoded by the exons ATGCCGGGAACTTCTAGGATACCGCAGAGCCTGAGAGATGGCCTCATCAGTGTCAAGAGGAACAGACCAACCAGCGTCGTACAGCTTCTCAGCATTGACCT GCTCCGAAACATAGTCTTCACACTCTTTGTGCTACGATGGACGCGGCGCGCCTTCTGGAAACTCCGGGGTCGCGGACTCCTAGGATGGCTTGCCGAGCTGTACGCTGCGATGCGGGTCACGGCCTACGGATGGCTGCTGCGCGCCCCCGGCGTGCGCAACAAGGTGCGGTCGGAGGTCGATACGGCTCTGTCCAAGCTCAGCAAGAagacgctgccgccgccggaggCTCCGCGCTACTTGCAGATTCCCAAGCAGGGCTGGACCAACGAGGCAGTCCGAGCTGAGCTTGAGTCGCTCGCCAACATGGACCACACACGCTGGGAGGATGGTTATGTATCGGGTGCTGTCTATCACGGCGAGGACGAGCTCATAAGTCTCCAGACCGATGCGTACGGCAAATTCACTGTCGCCAACCCCATCCACCCCGATGTCTTCCCCGGCGTGCGGAAGATGGAGGCCGAGGTGGTGGCCATGGTCCTGTCGCTCTTCAATGCCCCGGTTGGCGCTGCGGGTGTCTCGACTTCTGGAGGTACTGAGAGTATCCTGATGGCGGTGCTGAGTGCCCGCCAAAAGGCCTACAATGAAAGGGGTGTCACTGAGCCGGAGAT AATTCTCCCCGAGACAAGCCATACCGCTTTCCGGAAGGCAGCCGAATACTACAAGATCAAGGTCAACTTTGTTGCCTGCCCCGCTCCCGACTATCAAGTCGATGTATCTCGGGTGCGCCGACTGATCAATGCCAACACCATTATGCTTGTTGGCTCGGCTCCCAACTTTCCTCACGGCATCATTGACGACATCTCTGGGCTTTCCAAGCTCGCTGTCCGTTACAAGATCCCTCTCCATGTCGACTGCTGTCTCGGTTCATTCTTGGTCCCTTTCCTTGAACGTGCGGGCTTCGAGACCCGGCCTTTCGACTTCCGGTTGAAGGGTGTCACCTCCATCAGCGTGGACACTCACAAGTACGGCTTTGCCCCCAAGGGCAACAGCACTGTGCTTTACCGCACCGCTGAGCTTCGCAAGTACCAGTACTTTGTGTGTCCCGACTGGAGCGGTGGTGTCTATGCCTCCCCTGGGATTGCTGGCTCTCGTCCCGGTGCCCTTATTGCAGGCTGCTGGGCCAGCATGATGGCCGTGGGTGAGGCCGGATACCTGGCCGCCTGCGTCGAGATCGTCGGCGCCGCCAAGAAGCTTGTCGACCACATCAACGCGTCACCCAGCCTGGCCGCCGAGCTCGAGATCATCGGCAAGCCCTTGTCCTCGGTCGTTGCCTTCCGGGCGCGCAACCTCAACATCTACGACATTGCCGATGCCATGGGCGAGAAGGGATGGCACCTCAACTCCCTGCAGAACCCACCAGCAATGCACGTGGCATTCACCCTCCCCACCGCCAAGGTCTGGGAGCGCCTGGCCACCGATCTCGAGGCCTGCGTCGAGGGCGAGCGCGAGAAGGAGCGTGCTAGGATCGCCGAGGGCAAGGGCGCCAAGGGTGCGGCCGTCGGAGACTCGGCCGCCCTGTACGGTGTCGCCGGCAGCTTGCCCAACAAGAGCGTCGTCGTTGAGTTGGCCAATGGCTTCCTTGACCTGCTTTACAAGACTTGA